The following are encoded together in the Mesoterricola sediminis genome:
- a CDS encoding L-lactate permease — MFLGALVASLPLFVLLLGIPLLMKPAAKVAPLAWLVTVLAAILYFHFPAKVVLLAALQGAITGIFPIMYIPFGALVIYNVLKATGWMDKMQGAMANLTIDRRAQALLIAFGFSAFLEGICGFGAPVAIPAMILVGLGYNPMMAALVCLVANTGPVPFGSLAIPTVTLAKTTGLDLMRLSMMTGRLMAPLALIMAFATVYAMSRGKGMRGSLGTILVTGLSFSVTEFLVSNFVGPELTSVLAALACLAATAAYLKIQKRVEPWLFEGESMAASAPKAFHPMDLFLSWLPYLLLAVFIIAVNLPKTKPLFAGTAPGWSALLIKIQIYNPAKPYTFSWLQTPGTVMLIAGAAALPFMGIKYSVMGHQFGRTFRQMIPSFIAVACILSISEVMNLALPIVDPKTKLAIWGDLAVKQASMVATMANSIVAVVSTHVYPALAPIFGTIGVFLTGSNTSSNALFGNLQKLTAQGMKLSEILMASAGSAGASAGKMISPQSIVIAATAVGLSGKEGQIMRQTIKYTIPYVILLGLLVWGFAFLFPHLVP, encoded by the coding sequence ATGTTCCTTGGAGCGCTGGTCGCTTCCCTGCCGCTGTTTGTGCTTCTGCTTGGCATCCCCCTCCTCATGAAACCGGCGGCCAAGGTGGCGCCGCTGGCATGGCTGGTGACCGTGCTGGCCGCCATCCTCTATTTCCATTTCCCGGCCAAGGTCGTGCTCCTGGCCGCCCTGCAGGGGGCGATCACCGGCATCTTCCCGATCATGTACATCCCCTTCGGCGCCCTCGTCATCTACAACGTGCTGAAGGCGACGGGCTGGATGGACAAGATGCAGGGGGCCATGGCCAACCTCACCATCGACCGCCGCGCCCAGGCCCTCCTCATCGCCTTCGGCTTCAGCGCCTTCCTGGAGGGCATCTGCGGCTTCGGGGCCCCCGTCGCCATCCCGGCCATGATCCTGGTGGGTCTGGGCTACAACCCGATGATGGCCGCCCTGGTGTGCCTCGTGGCGAACACGGGGCCCGTGCCCTTCGGATCCCTGGCGATCCCGACGGTCACCCTGGCCAAGACCACGGGACTGGACCTGATGCGCCTCTCCATGATGACCGGCCGTCTCATGGCGCCCCTCGCCCTCATCATGGCCTTCGCCACGGTGTACGCCATGAGCCGCGGCAAGGGGATGCGCGGTTCCCTGGGCACGATCCTCGTCACCGGCCTGAGCTTCTCGGTGACGGAATTCCTCGTCTCCAACTTCGTGGGTCCCGAACTGACCTCCGTTCTCGCCGCCCTGGCCTGCCTCGCGGCCACCGCCGCCTACCTGAAGATCCAGAAGCGTGTCGAGCCCTGGCTCTTCGAGGGCGAATCCATGGCGGCCTCCGCCCCCAAGGCGTTCCACCCGATGGACCTCTTCCTGTCCTGGCTGCCCTACCTGCTGCTGGCCGTGTTCATCATCGCGGTGAACCTGCCGAAGACCAAGCCCCTCTTCGCCGGCACTGCGCCGGGCTGGTCCGCCCTCCTGATCAAGATCCAGATCTACAACCCGGCCAAGCCCTACACCTTCTCCTGGCTCCAGACCCCAGGCACGGTGATGCTCATCGCCGGCGCCGCCGCGCTGCCCTTCATGGGCATCAAGTACTCGGTGATGGGCCATCAGTTCGGCAGGACCTTCCGGCAGATGATCCCCTCCTTCATCGCCGTCGCCTGCATCCTCTCCATCTCCGAGGTCATGAACCTGGCCCTGCCCATCGTGGACCCGAAGACGAAGCTGGCCATCTGGGGGGACCTGGCCGTGAAGCAGGCCTCCATGGTGGCGACGATGGCGAACAGCATCGTCGCGGTGGTGAGCACGCACGTGTATCCCGCCCTGGCGCCGATCTTCGGGACGATCGGCGTCTTCCTCACCGGCAGCAACACCTCCAGCAACGCGCTCTTCGGCAACCTCCAGAAGCTCACCGCCCAGGGCATGAAGCTCTCCGAGATCCTCATGGCCTCGGCGGGCTCCGCGGGCGCCTCCGCCGGCAAGATGATCTCCCCCCAGAGCATCGTCATCGCGGCGACGGCGGTGGGGCTCTCCGGCAAGGAAGGCCAGATCATGCGCCAGACCATCAAGTACACCATCCCCTACGTGATCCTGCTGGGCCTGCTGGTGTGGGGCTTCGCCTTCCTGTTCCCGCACCTCGTTCCCTGA
- a CDS encoding glycerate kinase: MRILVAPDSYKGSVSALAVAGAMERGILAVAPGAVVRKVPIADGGEGTVEALVAATRGTLRHAQVTGPLGEPVQAAWGVLGDGATAVIEMAAASGLPLVPRDRRDPRTTTTRGTGELVRLALDQGLRKLVVGIGGSATNDGGTGLARALGVRFLDREGRDLPEGGAALAGLDRIDLSGLDPRLRGASILVACDVDNPLCGPRGASAVYGPQKGATPAMVADLDAALAVLARVAARDTGRDVAALPGAGAAGGLGAGLLWFTPARLRPGVEIVLEATGFADLVREADLVLTGEGLTDAQTAMGKAPVGVAAVAQAHGVPVVCLSGGLGAGAGEVLAKGIGALASIVPGPMPLEACMAQGEQLIEDATARVLRLVLVGRNLRHGVAGRS, translated from the coding sequence GTGCGCATCCTCGTCGCCCCCGATTCCTACAAGGGCAGCGTGTCGGCCCTCGCCGTCGCGGGCGCCATGGAGCGCGGCATCCTGGCCGTCGCGCCCGGGGCGGTGGTCCGGAAGGTGCCCATCGCCGACGGCGGCGAGGGGACCGTGGAGGCCCTGGTCGCCGCCACCCGCGGCACGCTCCGCCATGCCCAGGTCACCGGCCCCCTCGGGGAGCCCGTCCAGGCAGCCTGGGGCGTGCTGGGCGACGGCGCCACGGCCGTGATCGAGATGGCCGCCGCCTCGGGCCTGCCCCTCGTCCCGCGGGACCGGCGCGATCCCCGGACCACCACCACCCGGGGCACCGGGGAACTCGTGCGCCTGGCCTTGGACCAGGGCCTCCGGAAGCTGGTCGTGGGCATCGGCGGCAGCGCCACCAACGACGGGGGCACGGGCCTGGCCCGGGCCCTGGGGGTCCGGTTCCTGGATCGGGAGGGCCGGGACCTGCCCGAAGGCGGGGCGGCCCTGGCCGGCCTGGACCGCATCGACCTGTCGGGCCTGGACCCGCGCCTCCGGGGCGCCTCCATCCTGGTGGCCTGCGATGTGGACAACCCGCTGTGCGGTCCCCGCGGCGCCTCCGCGGTCTATGGGCCCCAGAAGGGGGCGACGCCCGCCATGGTGGCCGACCTGGACGCGGCCCTCGCCGTTCTGGCCCGGGTGGCCGCCCGGGACACGGGCCGCGACGTCGCCGCCCTGCCGGGGGCCGGGGCCGCCGGCGGACTCGGCGCGGGCCTGCTCTGGTTCACGCCCGCGCGCCTCCGGCCCGGGGTGGAGATCGTGCTGGAGGCCACCGGCTTCGCGGACCTCGTCCGGGAAGCCGACCTCGTCCTCACGGGCGAGGGTCTGACCGACGCCCAGACCGCCATGGGCAAGGCCCCTGTGGGGGTCGCGGCGGTGGCCCAGGCCCACGGCGTTCCCGTCGTGTGCCTTTCCGGCGGCCTCGGCGCCGGCGCCGGCGAGGTGCTCGCCAAGGGCATCGGGGCCCTCGCCTCCATCGTCCCGGGACCCATGCCCCTCGAGGCCTGCATGGCCCAGGGAGAGCAGCTCATCGAGGACGCGACCGCCCGTGTCCTGCGGCTCGTCCTGGTGGGGCGGAACCTTCGGCACGGAGTCGCCGGTCGCTCGTAA
- a CDS encoding BON domain-containing protein, with protein MRKIPRLHAALLVPVLLAAAAPTVLRASEGDARLVSRIKSSYNFKNYLANDDISISADDGVVTLSGKVGQDYHRSLAEATAADTPGVKSVRNELKVSSEPLSERSDGWITLKVKANLMFHKNVSASGTEVETRDGVVILRGRADSPDQRELTATYARDVDGVKDVRNEMTVDRGARKETFGDKVDDASITAQIKTSLLLHHSTHALDTRVKTRDGVVTLRGEAKNQAEKELVGKLAADTRGVKHVDNQMTVRPS; from the coding sequence ATGAGGAAGATTCCCCGCCTTCACGCTGCGCTGCTGGTCCCGGTGCTGCTCGCCGCCGCGGCGCCCACGGTCCTCCGGGCGTCGGAAGGAGACGCCCGGCTCGTCTCCCGGATCAAGAGCAGCTACAACTTCAAGAACTACCTGGCCAACGACGACATCTCCATCTCGGCGGACGATGGCGTTGTGACCCTCTCGGGCAAGGTCGGCCAGGACTATCACCGGTCGCTGGCGGAGGCCACCGCGGCCGACACGCCGGGCGTCAAGTCGGTTCGGAACGAGCTGAAGGTCTCGAGCGAGCCCCTGAGTGAGCGGTCTGACGGCTGGATCACCCTCAAGGTCAAGGCCAACCTCATGTTCCACAAGAACGTGAGCGCCTCGGGCACCGAGGTGGAGACCCGGGATGGCGTCGTCATCCTGCGGGGGCGCGCCGACAGCCCCGACCAGCGGGAGCTCACGGCCACCTATGCCCGGGATGTGGATGGCGTGAAGGACGTCCGCAACGAGATGACCGTCGACCGGGGCGCCCGCAAGGAGACCTTCGGGGACAAGGTGGACGACGCTTCCATCACCGCCCAGATCAAGACCAGCCTCCTCCTCCACCATTCCACCCATGCGCTCGACACCCGCGTCAAGACCCGGGACGGGGTCGTCACCCTGCGGGGAGAGGCCAAGAACCAGGCGGAAAAGGAGCTGGTGGGCAAACTCGCCGCCGATACCCGGGGCGTCAAGCATGTGGATAACCAAATGACCGTTCGGCCTTCCTGA
- a CDS encoding lmo0937 family membrane protein gives MLWTLAVLLVVLWAAGLLASYTLHGFIHVLLLLAVAAVLIRIIQGRRPV, from the coding sequence ATGCTCTGGACCCTCGCCGTCCTGCTCGTCGTGCTCTGGGCCGCGGGTCTTCTCGCGTCCTACACCTTGCACGGCTTCATCCACGTGCTCCTCCTCCTCGCCGTGGCCGCCGTGCTGATCCGCATCATCCAGGGACGCCGCCCCGTCTAG
- a CDS encoding YtxH domain-containing protein: MNYHPYETRNALFAFLAGLATGGIIVALTTPRSGPDLRRDMARQGRRLRGRLNEMMERGEDYLDSCAEDLGDRAGRAAEDAKEAATRVGADLGRGAERVGKDLQG, from the coding sequence ATGAATTATCACCCCTATGAAACCCGCAACGCCCTCTTCGCCTTCCTGGCGGGCCTCGCCACGGGCGGCATCATCGTCGCCCTGACGACGCCCCGGTCGGGTCCGGATCTTCGCCGCGACATGGCCCGCCAGGGCCGGCGCCTGCGTGGGCGCCTGAACGAAATGATGGAGCGCGGGGAGGACTACTTGGATTCATGTGCGGAGGACCTCGGCGATCGTGCCGGCAGGGCCGCCGAGGATGCCAAGGAAGCCGCCACCCGCGTGGGCGCGGACCTGGGCCGCGGGGCCGAACGCGTGGGCAAGGACCTCCAGGGCTGA
- a CDS encoding hybrid sensor histidine kinase/response regulator has product MIAPLNNYPSLDPRVNPCILTYGVVCLGLAWLSRRGRHLQRTFALLTVVCLDALWFPNGGSQGSAGLYFSLVAVLIALFFRGWSRLAALGALLANVLGLLVLEGAHPTWAAPFPNPSDRLVDLGIGLLFSLPVGTFVVAVMLGLHERQAAEAQAMVRALQASEARFRSAFRNMPVALMIQAYPEGRIEAVNARFAQVFGRSAGEVTGRTPEDLALWADPQDAGRLAALLDAGPRVEAFEAQIRRGDGHFQWISLHAERFEQDGESRLLSSAVDITERRRLEAERLYLEDRRNRLRKAESLGMMAGSIAHHFNNKLQVALAGIEGLDGLPADAGAGRRLALARQALEEAVEVSQKMRISLGQVPAGRALAGWLPLGGALLEGSRNALPPGVTLVWEADGASAQVSVSEDLVRQVVANLVTNAAESLREGGGVVRARIGSCEPEDIPETHRYPLGWQPRAARYAYLEVADAGCGIDPGDLDRIFDPFYSTKFTGRGLGLSVTLGVVQAYGGLMTVESHPNEGSVFRAWFPCASAAAMAVDPAPSPEAPRPAGKILLVDDDEGLLATTQDLLAWLGYASLPARGGREAVAAFAAHPDQFVCVITDLTMPGLDGWQTLAALRERDPALPAIVMSGYHRGQGAGAPPRDLPHVFLGKPFRLAELKAALETALAFAETRV; this is encoded by the coding sequence GTGATCGCCCCCCTCAACAACTATCCGAGCCTCGACCCCCGGGTGAACCCGTGCATCCTGACTTATGGGGTCGTCTGTCTGGGGTTGGCTTGGCTATCCCGGCGGGGACGCCACCTCCAGCGGACCTTCGCCCTCTTGACCGTGGTCTGCCTGGATGCCCTCTGGTTCCCCAACGGCGGCAGCCAGGGCAGCGCGGGGCTCTACTTCTCGCTGGTGGCCGTGCTGATCGCCCTCTTTTTCCGGGGCTGGAGCCGGCTGGCGGCCCTGGGGGCCCTCCTGGCCAACGTGCTGGGGTTGCTGGTCCTGGAAGGGGCCCACCCCACCTGGGCGGCACCCTTCCCCAATCCCTCGGACCGGCTGGTGGACCTGGGCATCGGCCTGCTGTTCAGCCTGCCCGTCGGCACCTTTGTCGTGGCCGTCATGCTGGGCCTCCATGAACGACAGGCCGCGGAGGCCCAGGCCATGGTCAGGGCCCTCCAGGCCAGCGAGGCGCGGTTCCGCTCCGCCTTCCGGAACATGCCCGTGGCCCTGATGATCCAGGCCTACCCCGAGGGCCGGATCGAGGCCGTGAACGCGCGGTTCGCCCAGGTCTTCGGGCGGTCGGCGGGGGAGGTGACCGGCAGGACGCCCGAGGACCTGGCGCTCTGGGCGGACCCCCAGGACGCGGGCCGGCTCGCGGCCCTGCTGGATGCGGGTCCCCGGGTGGAGGCCTTCGAGGCCCAGATCCGGAGGGGCGACGGGCACTTCCAATGGATCTCCCTCCACGCGGAGCGGTTCGAACAGGATGGGGAGAGCCGGCTGTTGTCCAGCGCGGTGGACATCACGGAGCGCCGCCGGCTGGAGGCCGAGCGCCTCTACCTGGAGGACCGGCGGAACCGCCTGCGCAAGGCCGAGAGCCTGGGCATGATGGCGGGTTCCATCGCCCACCACTTCAACAACAAGCTGCAGGTCGCCCTGGCGGGGATCGAAGGGCTGGATGGCCTGCCGGCGGACGCGGGTGCGGGTCGGCGCCTGGCCCTGGCCCGGCAGGCCTTGGAGGAGGCCGTCGAGGTCAGCCAGAAAATGCGGATCTCCCTGGGGCAGGTGCCGGCGGGCCGGGCCCTGGCGGGTTGGCTGCCCCTGGGCGGCGCCCTGCTGGAGGGCAGCCGGAACGCATTGCCGCCGGGCGTCACCCTGGTCTGGGAGGCCGACGGCGCCTCCGCCCAGGTCTCGGTGAGCGAGGACCTGGTGCGCCAGGTGGTCGCCAACCTCGTCACCAACGCGGCCGAGTCCCTGCGCGAGGGGGGTGGGGTGGTGCGGGCCCGCATCGGATCCTGCGAGCCGGAGGACATCCCCGAGACCCATCGCTATCCCCTCGGGTGGCAGCCCAGGGCCGCCCGCTACGCCTACCTGGAAGTGGCGGACGCCGGCTGCGGCATCGATCCCGGCGACTTGGACCGCATCTTCGACCCCTTCTATTCCACCAAGTTCACGGGCCGGGGCCTGGGTCTGTCCGTGACCCTGGGCGTCGTGCAGGCCTATGGCGGGCTCATGACCGTGGAGAGCCATCCCAACGAGGGCAGCGTCTTCCGGGCCTGGTTCCCCTGCGCGTCGGCGGCCGCGATGGCCGTTGACCCGGCTCCCAGTCCGGAGGCCCCCCGGCCGGCCGGGAAGATCCTCCTCGTGGACGATGACGAGGGCCTGCTGGCGACCACCCAGGACCTGCTGGCCTGGCTGGGGTACGCCTCCCTTCCGGCCCGGGGCGGGCGGGAGGCCGTGGCCGCCTTCGCCGCCCACCCGGACCAGTTCGTCTGCGTGATCACCGACCTGACCATGCCGGGCCTGGACGGCTGGCAGACCCTGGCGGCCCTCCGGGAGCGGGATCCCGCCCTCCCGGCCATCGTGATGAGCGGGTACCACCGGGGGCAGGGGGCGGGCGCGCCCCCCCGGGACCTGCCCCATGTGTTCCTGGGCAAGCCCTTCCGGTTGGCCGAACTGAAGGCCGCCTTGGAAACGGCCCTCGCGTTCGCCGAAACGCGCGTCTAG
- a CDS encoding molybdopterin molybdotransferase MoeA yields the protein MSTPPLLPLEDALRILRDAFPAPATAEVRADRDDPALDLSSMDGAALRASDGVAPRRVLGTRYAGDPPTLEVAPGTCVRIMTGAAVPPGADAVVPVEELEVRGDALVPVRPPRAGENIRPRAGQARAGDLLLPAGEPARAARVGLLAQVGMPVPPLARVKVGVVATGDELNAHPAPHQIRDSNGPMLEALAHALGADVRRLPALPDEPAAVRAFLEDLGDLGILLTSGGVSAGEKDHLPRVLADMGARILFHKIRLKPGKPMLTALLDGRIILGLPGNPVSSYINALMFLPVALAGLQGRRAPEPWKEGLLRAPVPNPGDRPLLHPCRRQGRDLDPLPSRGSADLVRLAQAEAFAWIPEGGLAAGPTRYLDVV from the coding sequence ATGAGCACCCCGCCCCTCCTGCCCCTCGAAGACGCCCTGCGCATCCTCCGGGACGCCTTCCCGGCCCCCGCCACGGCCGAGGTCCGCGCGGACCGGGACGATCCGGCCCTGGACCTGTCCTCCATGGACGGGGCCGCCCTGCGGGCCTCGGACGGGGTGGCGCCCCGCCGGGTCCTGGGCACCCGCTATGCGGGGGATCCCCCGACCCTGGAGGTGGCCCCCGGAACCTGCGTGCGGATCATGACCGGGGCCGCGGTGCCCCCGGGGGCCGACGCGGTGGTGCCCGTGGAGGAGCTGGAGGTCCGGGGGGACGCCCTGGTCCCGGTCCGCCCCCCCCGGGCCGGCGAGAACATCCGACCCCGGGCGGGCCAGGCCCGGGCCGGGGACCTGCTCCTGCCCGCGGGGGAGCCCGCCCGGGCCGCCCGGGTAGGGTTGCTGGCCCAGGTGGGCATGCCCGTTCCGCCCCTGGCCCGCGTGAAGGTCGGGGTGGTCGCCACGGGCGACGAGCTGAACGCCCATCCCGCCCCCCACCAGATCCGGGACAGCAACGGCCCCATGCTGGAGGCCCTGGCCCACGCCCTGGGGGCCGACGTCCGCCGGCTGCCGGCCCTTCCGGATGAACCCGCGGCCGTACGGGCCTTCCTGGAGGATCTGGGCGATCTGGGCATCCTGCTGACCTCGGGCGGCGTATCGGCCGGCGAAAAGGACCACCTGCCCCGGGTGCTGGCCGACATGGGCGCCCGCATCCTCTTCCACAAGATCCGCCTGAAGCCGGGCAAGCCCATGCTCACAGCCCTCCTGGACGGCCGCATCATCCTCGGCCTCCCCGGGAACCCCGTGTCCAGTTACATTAACGCCTTAATGTTTCTGCCCGTGGCCCTGGCCGGCCTCCAGGGCCGGCGGGCGCCGGAACCCTGGAAGGAGGGCCTCCTCCGGGCCCCCGTCCCCAATCCCGGGGACCGCCCCCTGCTCCACCCCTGCCGTCGCCAGGGCCGGGACCTGGATCCGCTCCCCAGCCGGGGTTCCGCCGACCTCGTCCGCCTGGCCCAGGCCGAGGCCTTCGCCTGGATCCCCGAGGGGGGCCTCGCCGCCGGCCCCACCCGGTACCTGGACGTCGTCTAG
- a CDS encoding RelA/SpoT family protein, with protein MRTRFLSHHPQGDAALLDRAFKVGRQMHADQRRKSGEPYFFHPLAVAQSLAEWRLDAVSIACAILHDTVEDTGMTMEDLRRQFGDEVADIVDGLTKMSKLSFTDRTLLNAENVRKLLVAMGKDVRVLLVKLADRLHNMRTLASMREEKRRRIARETLELYAPLANRLGMGTVRAELEDLAFANLEPERYQEMRRVIEQKRAKSAPMVDEIRKTLHAALRDQGIPAEILYREKHLYGIWRKMGLQEKALEDIHDWLAYRIICQDRASCYTALGLVHALYKPIPGRFKDYISLPKDNGYQSIHTSVLMPNGDSFEVQFRTREMDDHAEAGIAAHWTYKDGRIANKQEINQASFLRRMVELHQESRDSRDLVANLKGELSFQRIQVFTPKGDLRSLPENATPIDFAYSIHTEVGHHCVGAKVNGRMVPLRHTLQNGDRVEIFTRADHKPSRDWLSMVTSAGAKAKIQAYIREEERAHAITVGKERLEREARTLGIRMETSEVHAALDARLKELRIPTWEAFYAQVGFNRISCRKLLDVVVPDGARAAKEEKTADLGHDTVLVDDNVGILYVLAVCCKPIWGDEIVGYTTRGRGISIHRANCPHLSASAPNPERLVSVAWGRNPKGLYNTEIVVHTEDRPGMVAAISNAVQKAGFNMQRFSGSSSDEGAGVFYIALRVKDRDHIVELMSAIRKIKGVFTVERVRGSYFGTVR; from the coding sequence GTGCGCACGCGGTTCCTGAGCCACCATCCGCAGGGGGACGCGGCCCTCCTGGACCGGGCCTTCAAGGTCGGTCGCCAGATGCACGCCGACCAGCGCCGCAAGAGCGGGGAACCCTACTTCTTCCACCCCCTGGCCGTGGCCCAGTCCCTGGCCGAGTGGCGCCTGGACGCCGTCAGCATCGCCTGCGCCATCCTCCACGACACGGTGGAGGACACGGGCATGACCATGGAGGACCTCCGCCGGCAGTTCGGGGACGAGGTGGCCGACATCGTGGACGGCCTCACCAAGATGTCCAAGCTCAGCTTCACCGACCGCACCCTCCTCAACGCGGAGAACGTGCGCAAGCTGCTGGTGGCCATGGGCAAGGACGTGCGCGTGCTCCTCGTCAAGCTCGCGGACCGCCTCCACAACATGCGCACCCTGGCCTCCATGCGGGAGGAGAAGCGCCGGCGCATCGCCCGGGAGACCCTGGAGCTCTATGCGCCCCTGGCCAACCGCCTGGGCATGGGCACCGTCCGGGCCGAACTGGAGGACCTGGCCTTCGCCAATCTGGAGCCCGAGCGGTACCAGGAGATGCGCAGGGTCATCGAGCAGAAGCGGGCCAAGAGCGCCCCCATGGTGGACGAGATCCGCAAGACCCTCCACGCCGCCCTCCGGGACCAGGGCATCCCGGCGGAGATCCTCTACCGCGAGAAGCACCTCTACGGGATCTGGCGCAAGATGGGCCTCCAGGAGAAGGCCCTGGAGGACATCCACGATTGGCTGGCCTACCGGATCATCTGCCAGGACCGGGCTTCCTGCTACACGGCCCTCGGCCTCGTCCACGCCCTCTACAAGCCCATCCCCGGCCGTTTCAAGGACTACATCAGCCTCCCCAAGGACAACGGCTACCAGAGCATCCACACCAGCGTCCTGATGCCCAACGGGGACAGCTTCGAAGTGCAGTTCCGGACGCGGGAGATGGACGACCACGCCGAGGCAGGCATCGCCGCCCACTGGACCTACAAGGACGGCCGGATCGCCAACAAACAGGAGATCAACCAGGCCTCCTTCCTCCGCCGCATGGTCGAACTGCACCAGGAGTCCCGGGACAGCCGCGACCTGGTCGCCAACCTCAAGGGGGAGCTCAGCTTCCAGCGCATCCAGGTCTTCACCCCCAAGGGCGACCTGCGCAGCCTCCCCGAGAACGCCACCCCCATCGACTTCGCCTACTCCATCCACACCGAGGTGGGCCACCACTGCGTCGGCGCCAAGGTCAACGGCCGCATGGTGCCCCTCCGCCACACCCTGCAGAACGGGGACCGGGTGGAGATCTTCACGCGGGCCGATCACAAGCCGAGCCGGGACTGGCTGTCCATGGTCACCTCCGCCGGCGCCAAGGCGAAGATCCAGGCCTACATCCGCGAGGAGGAGCGGGCCCACGCCATCACCGTCGGCAAGGAGCGCCTGGAGCGCGAGGCGCGGACGCTGGGGATCCGCATGGAGACCTCCGAGGTCCACGCGGCCCTGGACGCGCGGCTGAAGGAGCTGCGCATCCCGACCTGGGAGGCCTTCTACGCGCAGGTCGGCTTCAACCGGATCAGCTGCCGGAAGCTGCTGGACGTGGTCGTCCCGGACGGTGCCCGGGCCGCCAAGGAGGAGAAGACCGCCGACCTGGGCCACGACACGGTGCTCGTGGACGACAACGTGGGCATCCTCTACGTCCTCGCCGTGTGCTGCAAGCCCATCTGGGGCGACGAGATCGTGGGGTACACCACCCGGGGCCGGGGGATCTCCATCCACCGCGCCAACTGCCCGCACCTCAGCGCCTCCGCGCCCAACCCCGAGCGGCTCGTCAGCGTCGCGTGGGGCCGCAACCCCAAGGGGCTCTACAACACCGAGATCGTGGTCCACACCGAGGACCGCCCCGGCATGGTGGCCGCCATCTCCAACGCGGTGCAGAAGGCCGGCTTCAACATGCAGCGGTTCAGCGGCTCCAGCTCCGACGAGGGCGCGGGGGTCTTCTACATCGCCCTGCGGGTGAAGGACCGGGACCACATCGTCGAGCTCATGTCGGCGATCCGCAAGATCAAGGGGGTCTTCACCGTCGAGCGGGTCAGGGGGAGCTACTTTGGAACCGTCCGGTAG
- a CDS encoding NUDIX hydrolase yields the protein MEPSGSWAPPPAGVAVPWARIEASLRLPQRWPDPFRLAGRVAESPRRAAVAVLLRGTALGAEEVVLVQRGATAPHHPGELAFPGGMCEPWDRDLPATARRELMEELGVSEGLWEMGCFPDGVAKARTRFTPVFLRWEEPAPRFVLSSEIQDVLRLPLAPLLEAPWTLQRLELRGAVVHVPRLELEPVPLWGATALVLKSWLDVLSSVRNPPGADTLDGARAPLPTKADP from the coding sequence TTGGAACCGTCCGGTAGCTGGGCGCCGCCCCCGGCGGGGGTGGCCGTGCCCTGGGCCCGGATCGAGGCCAGTCTGCGCCTTCCCCAGCGGTGGCCGGACCCCTTCCGCCTCGCCGGCCGGGTCGCGGAGAGCCCGCGGCGCGCCGCCGTGGCCGTGCTCCTCCGGGGGACGGCCCTCGGGGCCGAGGAGGTGGTGCTCGTCCAGCGGGGGGCGACGGCCCCCCACCATCCCGGGGAGCTGGCCTTCCCCGGCGGCATGTGCGAACCCTGGGACCGGGATCTCCCGGCCACGGCCCGGCGCGAGCTCATGGAGGAGCTCGGCGTCTCGGAAGGGCTCTGGGAGATGGGCTGCTTCCCGGACGGCGTGGCCAAGGCGCGGACGCGGTTCACGCCCGTCTTCCTCCGTTGGGAGGAACCGGCGCCGCGGTTCGTCCTCTCCTCCGAGATCCAGGACGTGCTGCGGCTGCCCCTGGCCCCCCTCCTGGAGGCGCCCTGGACCCTCCAGCGCCTGGAGCTGAGGGGCGCCGTGGTCCACGTGCCCCGCCTGGAGCTGGAACCGGTCCCCCTGTGGGGGGCGACGGCCCTGGTCCTCAAGTCCTGGCTGGACGTCCTGTCCTCGGTGCGCAATCCTCCGGGGGCTGATACCCTGGACGGGGCCCGCGCGCCCCTCCCAACCAAGGCCGATCCGTGA